Part of the Sporomusa termitida genome, GATCATTAACAGAGTGTGGCATCCGCTACCGGGAGATGCCCATGTCGGAGGCCGGTGTGGATATTGGTGCCATCGCTGGCCATATTAGCCCTAATACCAGGGTTGCACTTATTCAGCGTTCGCGGGGTTACAGTCTGCGCAAACCTCTCAGTATTGAGGCGATCCGGACGGTATGTGCCGAGATTAAAAAATATAAGCAGGATTGTATCTGTTTTGTTGACAACTGTTACGGCGAGTTTGTGGAGGTAGCTGAACCGACAAGTGTCGGTGCCGATATAATGGCTGGATCTTTGATAAAGAATCCTGGCGGCGGATTAGCACCTGCCGGCGGCTATATTGCCGGTAAAGCGGCATTGGTTGATATGGCGGCCCGGCGGTTAACCGCCCCGGGGTTAGGGGGAGAACTCGGGGCAACCCTTGCCGATATCCGTTTATTTTATCAAGGGCTGTTTTTAGCACCCCATGTGGTAAATCAGGCCTTAAAAGGGGCAATATTCGCCGGGCTGATTTTTGATTTGCTCGGCTATAAGACGCTGCCCCGGCCGGAGGAGTTGCGCAGTGATATCATACAAGCCATTGAATTAGGATCACCGGAAAAAATGATTGCCTTTTGTCAGGGGCTGCAGCAATATTCACCGGTAGATGCCCATGTGCGGCCTGTACCGGGTACAGTGCCGGGATATACGGATCAAGTCATTATGGCGGGGGGAACTTTTATCCAGGGGTCATCCATTGAGCTTAGTGCCGACGGCCCGTTGCGTCCGCCCTATATTGTCTATGTGCAGGGTGGTTTAACTTTTGAACATGCTTTGCTTGGTATATTGGGAGCTGCCAGTGCTGTTGCCGGCATGTAACATTTCTTTACATATTTCTTAATTGCTGCTGATTATATGACAGGAAAAAGCAAAGAAGCGTAGAATATTTAAAAACAGAATTATGTAACGGTTAAAAATTTTTTTTTTTGGTGGTTAGTGTGGAATATATAATTGCCAGTTTAGTGGCTATACTTATTGCAACCCTGCTTGTGTATAAACTGGCCAAAGGCTTATTTGGGTTGGAGCTGCGGTTAAAATCGCTATTGTTATGCGCCGTCTGTGCTATGTTTATTAGCCTGGTTTTACCTAAGTTTGTTGTTGGCTTTGCCGGATTGCCAGGAACGCTGGCTTTTTTAGCTGTTTTTGCCGCTGCTTTTGCTTATTTTGTGGCCCATTGTGAAGAAGCCCCTGCCGCTGATAAACGTGATGAAAGTGCCTGTTGTCTGACTGACAGTCAGGCTCAGCCGGCGGCAATAGAACAAAATGAAACTGTCAATCAAAACAAGCAGCAGGAGAAAAATTGCCGTACTTTCGATATTAGTGAACCTGTCGCAGCAGAAGCGCCGGCAGTGGCGGACCCGGCAGTAGCAGAGCCGGTAATAATCGAAGACGAAGATGAAGATATAGAAGATATAGAAGATATAGAGGAAACTATGACAGATTCCTTATCGGAAGTAATTGAAGTAATTAGTGAGAGTCAGAGACAAGAAGAATATATACAAATTGTTCCTCTTGTTCCTCAATTATTCATGGAACAGGCAGGTGGTACAGTGCATGAGGACGGGAATTCAGTGAGGTTTTATAATAATAAAGAAGAGGTCGAAGTAGATGAGCCTGCCGCGGTGCAACTGGATGATTTATTGGATTATGCTTTTTTAAATAAAGAGCAGCATAATTATGAGGCTGCGTTGACGGCCTTCAAACAGGCGTTGTCCTTGCAGCCAGCTAGTGAGGCTGCTCCTTTTCTGGTCGTTGAAGTGGGTAACCTGCTGAAAAATAAAGGACATTATGACGAAGCTATTAAAGTTTTTTCCGAGGGTCGCCAGCTTTGTCAAACCAGAGGCGACAAAATGCTGGAACAGGAATTTATCAGCACTATCGCCTATCTCCGTATTGTTAAAAATATTTTAGTGCAGCATCGTTTAGGCGCTATTAAGTTTTTAGAAATTCCGCAACACATAGTTAAAGAGATTGATGAGGAATTTAGGGAGTGGCGGAATGTGGCCAATATCTAACTAGTTGATGATATGGAGGTATAAGATGAAAAGAAGTACAGAAATTGTTGGACAACCAGTTATTAGTATTACCGAAGGTAAAGAATTTGGTCATGTTAAAGAACTTCTTGTTAATTATGTTAATGGCTCAATCGCGGCCTTGGTAATTGATGATGGCAAATGGTATTTAGGCGCTAAATTATTGCCTTTTGAGGCGATAGCCGGCCTGGGTGAGTATGCCGTTACGATTGATAATAGTGCAGATATTCTAACTGTAAAAGATAAACCCGAGCTGGAAAAATTGTTGGAAGCTGGCATTAAGATTATTGGGACTAAAGTTCTAACCAAAGGCGGCCGTATGCAAGGGAGAATTAATGAAATTGTCATTGATGACACTGGCAAAATTAATACCTGTGAATTAGAGACCGTTGACGGTGCGGTTGTTTCATTTCCGGCTCAAAGAGTTGTTACATTTGGCAAAGAGGTAGTGATCATTGCCGGAACTGATGAAGTAGCGATTGCTAAGCCGCCTGCCGCTCCTCCCGTTACTAAAGTGCCTGCCGTTCCGCCTGAACCAGTGCCAGCGGTTAGGCCGGAGGTTATCCCCGTTCCGGGACAGCAAGCTGAAGTTTTGGCAGCTGCCGGTGTGGTGGAGGAGACCAAGGGGAAAGAACAAGCTGCCGACGATTCAGCTAAAAAATTTGACGATAAACATCGTAAATTTTTGTTAGGTAAGAAAGCTGCCCGCCGTATTGAGACCGATAACGGCATGATCATTGTTGATCAGGGTGGAGAAATTACGGAAGAAGTGT contains:
- a CDS encoding aminotransferase class I/II-fold pyridoxal phosphate-dependent enzyme translates to MALFPANITALQVKALDQALPLFAALDVISEQNTASVLKAFRDQQVSEYLFRTTTGYGYGDSGRERLEAVWAELCGAEKALVRTQFVSGTHALACVLFGLLRPGDELLAVTGAPYDTMQTVIGHTVQTPGSLTECGIRYREMPMSEAGVDIGAIAGHISPNTRVALIQRSRGYSLRKPLSIEAIRTVCAEIKKYKQDCICFVDNCYGEFVEVAEPTSVGADIMAGSLIKNPGGGLAPAGGYIAGKAALVDMAARRLTAPGLGGELGATLADIRLFYQGLFLAPHVVNQALKGAIFAGLIFDLLGYKTLPRPEELRSDIIQAIELGSPEKMIAFCQGLQQYSPVDAHVRPVPGTVPGYTDQVIMAGGTFIQGSSIELSADGPLRPPYIVYVQGGLTFEHALLGILGAASAVAGM
- a CDS encoding PRC-barrel domain-containing protein — its product is MKRSTEIVGQPVISITEGKEFGHVKELLVNYVNGSIAALVIDDGKWYLGAKLLPFEAIAGLGEYAVTIDNSADILTVKDKPELEKLLEAGIKIIGTKVLTKGGRMQGRINEIVIDDTGKINTCELETVDGAVVSFPAQRVVTFGKEVVIIAGTDEVAIAKPPAAPPVTKVPAVPPEPVPAVRPEVIPVPGQQAEVLAAAGVVEETKGKEQAADDSAKKFDDKHRKFLLGKKAARRIETDNGMIIVDQGGEITEEVLQKAKLANKFVELSMNIQ